One window from the genome of Pyrus communis chromosome 16, drPyrComm1.1, whole genome shotgun sequence encodes:
- the LOC137720581 gene encoding uncharacterized protein has product METVRQWSWVLGILAMLALLFFLPDDGNFAKISVRRALRSVTGSNNGLDQMLIKTKNQVVMNNGIVRLTFSYPGGDVIGIKYKGIDNLLEIKNQENNRGYWDVVWNNKETGGIDKLQGGRFKIITARADQTEISFTKKYDISRGNATLSMNVDKRYIMQRGRAGFYAYSIFERPKGWPGLDIDQIRIVYKLQQDKFQFMAVSDDRQRVMPTADDRSNGIKLAYPEAVLLTNPSNPDLRGEVDDKYQYSSEDKDNKVHGWICNKPAVGFWIITPSDEFRTAGPFKQDLTSHVGPTALSMFVSTHYAGKEVGMRFASGEAWKKVFGPVFVYLNSVPSLNESALWENAKEQLVEEVKSWPYSFSQSEDIPSSSGRGSVAGQLLVRDRYTSKSLVWASSAYVGLAAPGKAGSWQKESKGYQFWTQANEQGRFLIKDVRPGNYSLYATVPGIIGDYKYKSNITIEPGSEINLANLTYVPPRNGPTLWEIGIPDRSAAEFYVPDPNPTLMNKLFTTNRADKFRQYGLWERYADLYPDEDLIYNIGTDNYSDNWFFAHVTRNIGNRTYEATTWRILFELQHLTNTGNYTLQLALASATNAELQVRFNNQSAFPPHFTTGLIGKDNAIARHGIHGLYWLFSIGVPSYRLREGHNTIYLTQSRSLGIFEGVMYDYIRLEGPPPRK; this is encoded by the exons ATGGAGACGGTACGGCAATGGAGTTGGGTCCTTGGGATATTGGCAATGCTCGCTTTGCTCTTCTTCTTGCCTGATGATGGTAACTTCGCGAAGATTTCCGTAAG AAGAGCACTAAGGAGCGTTACTGGATCAAATAATGGGCTCGACCAGATGCTAATAAAGACTAAAAACCAG GTGGTAATGAATAATGGCATTGTCCGGCTTACGTTTTCTTATCCCGGAGGAGACGTCATCGGAATCAAGTACAAGGGAATCGACAACTTACTTGAAATCAAGAATCAGGAAAATAATAGAGG CTATTGGGATGTTGTCTGGAATAACAAAGAGACAGGAGGTATCGACAA ACTACAAGGGGGGAGATTTAAAATTATTACTGCGAGGGCAGATCAAACAGAAAtttcttttaccaaaaaataCGATATTTCTCGAGGAAATGCAACACTTTCCATGAATGTTGACAAAAG GTACATAATGCAGCGTGGTCGCGCCGGGTTCTATGCATATTCCATATTTGAGCGTCCCAAAGGGTGGCCGGGTTTGGACATTGATCAAATTAGAATTGTGTACAAACTTCAACAAGACAA ATTTCAATTCATGGCTGTGTCTGACGACAGACAAAGGGTCATGCCAACAGCCGATGACCGTTCAAACGGTATTAAACTTGCCTATCCTGAAGCTGTTCTTTTGACCAATCCAAGCAATCCTGACCTCAGAGGAGAG GTGGACGACAAGTACCAATACTCAAGTGAGGACAAAGATAACAAGGTCCATGGATGGATTTGCAATAAGCCAGCCGTAGGCTTCTGGATCATCACACCTAGTGATGAGTTTCGCACAGCTGGGCCCTTCAAGCAGGACCTCACCTCTCATGTAGGCCCAACCGCCCTCTCA ATGTTTGTTAGTACTCACTATGCTGGGAAGGAGGTTGGAATGAGATTTGCAAGTGGTGAGGCATGGAAGAAAGTGTTTGGGCCTGTCTTTGTGTATCTCAATTCGGTTCCAAGTTTAAATGAGTCTGCTCTTTGGGAAAACGCTAAAGAGCAG TTGGTTGAAGAAGTCAAGAGCTGGCCATACAGTTTCAGTCAATCAGAAGACATTCCTAGCTCAAGCGGACGCGGATCAGTTGCCGGTCAATTACTAGTACGGGATCG gtacacCAGCAAGAGCCTTGTTTGGGCAAGTTCTGCGTATGTAGGATTGGCTGCACCTGGAAAAGCGGGATCATGGCAAAAGGAAAGCAAG GGTTATCAATTCTGGACTCAAGCTAACGAGCAAGGTCGTTTCCTCATCAAAGATGTTCGACCTGGAAATTATAGTTTGTATGCAACTGTTCCCGGCATTATTGGGGATTACAAATATAAGTCTAACATTACAATTGAACCAG GAAGTGAAATCAATTTAGCTAATCTTACCTACGTACCTCCAAGAAATGGTCCCACCCTGTGGGAAATTGGCATACCGGATCGATCCGCGGCCGAGTTTTACGTACCGGATCCAAATCCCACCCTTATGAACAAATTGTTCACTACCAATCGCGCAGACAA GTTTAGGCAATATGGCTTGTGGGAACGATATGCAGATTTATACCCTGATGAAGATCTCATCTATAACATTGGTACTGATAATTATAGTGATAACTGGTTTTTCGCTCATGTGACAAG GAACATCGGAAATCGTACGTATGAAGCAACCACATGGAGAATTCTTTTTGAACTTCAACATTTGACAAATACCGGAAATTATACGCTCCAATTGGCATTGGCCTCAGCCACTAATGCAGAACTGCAG GTTCGATTCAACAATCAGAGCGCCTTCCCACCTCATTTTACGACAGGGCTAATAGGGAAGGACAATGCCATAGCTAGGCATGGAATTCATGGTTTGTACTGGTTGTTCAGTATTGGTGTACCGAGCTACCGACTACGAGAAGGACACAACACCATCTATCTTACTCAGTCAAGAAGCTTGGGCATTTTCGAAGGAGTGATGTACGACTATATCCGACTAGAAGGACCTCCTCCTCGAAAGTGA